The Biomphalaria glabrata chromosome 1, xgBioGlab47.1, whole genome shotgun sequence sequence TCTGTCTCCCCCCCCCAGCTTTCTGTCTTCCCCCCCCACCTTTCTGTCTTCCCCCTCCTCCCAGCTTtctgtcttcccccccccccagctttcTGTCTTCCCCCCAGCTTTCTGTCTTCCCCCCCCAGCTTTCTGTCTTCCCCCCCCAGCTTtctgtctcccccccccacctttctgtcttccccccccacctttctgtctccccccccccagctttCTGTCTTCCCCCCAGCTTTCTGTCTTCCCCCCCCAGCTTtctgtcttccccccccccccagctttcTGTCTTCCCCCCAGCTTTCTGTCTTCCCCCCCCACCTTtctgtcttccccccccccagctttctgtcttcccccccccccccagctttcTGTCTTCCCCCCCACTTTTCTGTCTTCCCCCCAGCTttctgtctcccccccccccacctttctgtcttcccccccccacctttctgtcttccccccccccagctttCTGTCTTCCCCCCCACCTTTCTGTCTTCCCCCCCCCAGCTTTCTGTCTTCCCCCCAGCTTtctgtcttccccccccccccccacctttctgtcttccccccccccagctttctgtcttcccccccccacctttctgtcttccccccccacctttctgtcttcccccccccccacctttctgtcttcccccccccccccacctttctgtctcccccccccacctttctgtcttcccccccccccacctttctgtctccccccccacctttctgtcttccccccccccacctttctgtcttccccccccccccacctttctgtctcccccccccaacctttctgtcttccccccccccccacacctttctgtcttcccccccccccccacctttctgtctcccccccccccacctttctgtctcccccccccccacctttctgTCTTCCCCCCAGCTTTctatcttccccccccccccacctttctgTCTTCCCCTCCCCCACACCACCTTtctgtcttccccccccccacaccaccTTTCTGTCTTCCCCCCAGCTTTCTATTTCccccctcttctttttttttccctatccCGACTGGACCGAAAAGTGATAGGACTATATAGCATTGAGGAAACTAAAAGTATGAatttgcgctaaacaaaaacaattagtaaaaatatttctaatcgaacAGATTTActattgttggtctagaactctagatctattacaatggtttgtggaggatttcagccaggctgggatgcccatctacgttcctatccattctcaagcagtttcacgTTCCGCACCGGGTGAAACCTACCAGGGGGTGACTCTCAAGTGAAAAAGAATTGTACTTTGGAAAAAGCAGACAACTTTGATGAAAATCGGTGATTAGCTAGATAcccaaacaaacatacatacatactttttaactttattttttggtAGGCCTACAAATGTCCAAAAAGATAAACGTTGGAAATGGGGATGCAAAGGTGGTCTTTCTTTTAAGACAAAAGTATGTTGTATTtgcattgtaattattttattattaatcaagtaaaaacagcattatttcctaaatttaaaaaaattaaattattataactaGAACTTTCCCTCATAAACTATAAGATCAATTcaagtgtttgttgttttttttccaataagACTTTTCAATGCGTCAACAACAACGCGATTTGAAAGTATTCTACCTCCTTATGGCAGAACTGATACATTTCTCCCGACTATGGTACAATCGTACTATTGACTATTGTTTAGCCTTCTTGCTAAACACGAATATGATCAAATGACGATCAAGCCCTTTAATAACTTGCATGTTATGCTGcagtttctcaaactgtgtagAGGGCGAAGCTTttcaaattgtttttctttcttagaCCAGATTTCACAACTGTTGAATATCGTTATTTTGACAACGtttgtgtaacaaaaaaaaataattaaaggtCCGCAGCGTAAGTCCTTACTGAACAAGAAAATGATCTTAAGGTCATCAAAACCACTACAGACATGCTTGCGCTATATAGAGCTCGAATATCCCTCGAATAACAGTATTGACCAATGCTAACCTTCTTTATTAGACTTGGCTTTcaacttacttttttttgttttagcttgAATGAATAGTGTGCTCTGATTgcaagaaaatacttcaatatcGGAACGTTCTTGCCTGTTATATTTTAACCTTTTTTGACATGGGCTCTGCATACTACGAGAAAAAAGCGCtgtaaatgattttaaaaaatgaaacccTGAACGCAGGAAAGTAACTGGCCAAGCTTACTACGCTTCCCCTAGATCTTTTCCCTTAAAGGAAGGGGGAGGGAGGGGACTGATTCCTCTCTTATGCTGTTTCCAGCAAGACTTAGAAATTATCTACAAAAATATTTACGAAACCAAACCCTTGTCACCGTGTTTCGTgctttatgtatttatttatttgaaagtctGACCTACTACACGAGCTGAGTTTTGTATGCACTACACAGTGACTATGTACTTTATTTTACACACCCAGAAAATGGTCAAAAACGACAGTAGCGGCTTGAGGCAAAGGCAGATACAGTCCGTGGGGCAAAAGTCTGGCTCCACAACGGAGAGAGAGACGAAAGAGAAGTCCAGGTATTACATTCCAGACGCTTCAACGTTTGCATTAAAACATTTCATGTGAATCACTTTCAGTTTTGTTGAAAACATTGTTTCGTTTTGATTTCACAGAAAACCCAAAGATGGTTCTCAACCCTTTCATTATGACCTTTGGCTAATCCTTGCATTGGATAACTGGATATTTGACTTTGGGCGCCCTATAGCTGCGGTAAGCTATATCATTTGattcaaagaaattttttaacgGGCCATTGGTTTTGCAAGTCTATTGTCTATTGACCGAAAATctcatttcaaaatgtctttTTAACGTTCCCAATATAGGTACAACTGCTAATTTTGGTCTCGAggtgaaatcttttttttttttttacaaactctgtctgtctgtctgtttgtctgttaaAAACTTTGTACGCGttattctcccacacccaatctcggatcaagctgaaattttgcacaattgtttcttttacttAAGAAACAACAAtcgataaaaataaaaattaaccaatcagttaattacCTTTtggtaattatttcatttggaaTCGATCAAGGGAAAGAAGttatacttgactgatgtggtggtatacaTTGAATACTTTGCAGATCGTCGCttttaagtttgaaactaacaatagataactaaaaccttctattttcaaaaGCACTTCCcaggcacagtggttagtatgtTAGCTTGAGAAGGctaaggaggcttgagccctcgagttcgaaaACAGTtcgttcatctttttttttattattataaatgcatttaaaaagagaTCGGTAACATTCACTCAGATACCCAATTCTCAGTAAAGTTAATAGGATGAAATTGTgcttaataaaaacaattggtaaaaaaaattccagttgcacagatttataattgttagtctagagtctagatctattactaatttaatcACGTGACTGATCCAAGCATCTACGCCACAtataaggtttttaaaaatacttttttatatttttcttgtttttaatttgtaatgcAAGCAGAAGAGTAGGAGGCGCGGCGGCTGAGtcgtaaagcgcttggcttccaaaccgtaGGGTCTctctgaagactgggatttttatttcgagTTTTTTAGGGCACctttgagttcacccagctctaatggtacctgacattcgttggggaaatgtaaaggttGGTccttaactgtgggccacagaaacagatcacatTTACATCAgctgccctataaaccacacagtctgaaaggggaactttcatttttactttcataaaCAGAAGAGCTTAGAAGTACACATTTTAAGCTATTTTATGCTTTTCATAGTTCATAGCTAATCAATACTTTTGTACTCTGTGCATCGTCTgcataaaaaacttttttttttctctatttatgAAAGGTAAAGAATAGTGACCATCATGGACTTTGTTTAAATAAACAGTGGAACGAATGAAATGCACAGACTCCCCACCagcatacataaatacatgcaGCTCAATGTCTGAACGCTTCTGTTTTTTACTTCCTTCGGGATTTTCAAAACTGAACGTGTTATCTTAAACTCTAAACAAATTGTCACTGTGACCTGGGTGTTGATGTGATCTGGGTGTTGATGTAACCTGGGTGTTGATGTAACCTGGGTGTTGATGTAACCTGGGTGTTGATGTGACCTGGGTGTTGATGTAACCTGGGTGTTGATGTAACCTGTGTGTTGATGTGATCTGGGTGTTGATGTAACCTGGGTGTTGATGTGACCTGGGTGTTGATGTGATCTGGTTGTTGATGTAACCTGGGTGTTGATGTGACCTGGGTGTTGATGTGATCTGGGTGTTGATGTAACCTGGGTGTTGATGTGATCTGGGTGTTGATGTAACCTGGGTGTTGATGTGATCTGGGTGTTGATGTAACCTGGGTGTTGATGTAACCTGTGTGTTGATGTAACCTGGGTGTTGATAAAAAGAACAcgcaataatattaataataacaaatgtgTCACtacataatgaaaatatttacttaTAATTGTTGAATTTTCTCCTCTCTTGACCTCAGATGTTCGTGCCCTTGACATGGACGCCCCTGGATATGCCCAGCATTGGGGACTATTTCCACATGGCCTACAACGTCATCACGCCCTTCTGCCTACTTAAGGTAATTGTATTGTCTGCTGCTATTGCCCTCTGGTGTACATCTTTGCCATTGTCAATTCGGGGAATCCAACAAAATCTAGCCCCGAGTACATTTCAGTTGTGAAACATTCGattttgtgtgttttatttGCCCCGGATAATTACTCTGTTTGATTGAACCAAAAAAAGTAGCGGTGGGAATCGAAATGAAAGTCGGTCAGAACTTGACATTGATGCCCTGATTAAAAACATTCTATTCTataaatagtgaatagattCCAATAACAGTGTATATGGGTCATTATGGGTTAGAGTTACGGTTAGGTTTCAATAGATCAGAAGTCAAACTGCTGTCTAATGCCGTGTCACTTTTGTCTTCCTAGTTATAAAGCTAGAATTTTGATTCGTCCTTGAATTTCATTGTCTTCGAGGATATTCTGATGTTAGTGGATGAGGGAAGGGGGTAATTTCGTTATTCTGCTGTGTCTGGTGTGTCTTTTGTATCTGGTGTGTCTTTTGTGGCTGTTTTCATCTGAGATAAGCATGTCATGTTACATTTCTGACGTATGTTTGTTAGACATTTTTTACTTAGTGATTTGAAAAAAAGCTTGAGACGACGTGGGTTTTACGAAGAAATGTCATCCGTGACCTGTTTTGTTGTTCTAACAGAGATGTCATCCGTGACCTGTTTTGTTGTTCTAACAGAGATGTCATCCATGACCTGTTCTGTTGTTCTAACAGAAATGTCATCCGTGACCTGTATTGTTGTTCTAACAGAAATGTCATCCGTGACCTGTTTTGTTGTTCTAACAGAGATGTCATCCGTGACCTGTTTTGTTGTTCTAACAGAGATGTCATCCGTGACCTGTTTTGTTGTTCTAACAGAGATGTCATCCGTGACCTGTTTTGTTGTTCTAACAGAAATGTCATCCGTGACCTGTTTTGTTGTTCTAACAGAGATGTCATCCGTGACCTGTTTTGTTGTTCTAACAGAGATGTCATCCGTGACCTGTTTTGTTGTTCTAACAGAAATGTCATCCGTGACCTGTATTGTTGTTCTAACAGAAATGTCATCCGTGACCTGTTTTGTTGTTCTAACAGAAATGTCATCCGTGACCTGTTTTGTTGTTCTAACAGAGATGTCATCCGTGACCTGTTTTGTTGTTCTAACAGAGATGTCATCCGTGACCTGTATTGTTGTTCTAACAGAAATGTCATCCGTGACCTGTTTTGTTGTTCTAACAGAGATGTCATCCGTGACCTGTTTTGTTGTTCTAACAGAGATGTCATCCATGACCTGTATTGttgttctgttgttgttttgtttgtgaaatcATATTGTCGTGTTGATTAGTATtgtctgaggggggggggggaggctgagtggtaaagcgctctggttcgaatcctgatgaagactgggattttgaaattcggGATTTTGAGGTCTCGCTCCTGAGTTCAGTCTGTATACGTCGGGGAAGtaaaggttggtcgttgtgatggccacgtGACATCCTCATTAACAGTCGTCCTTCATATAAAAAGATCATCCGCCCCCATCAATCGAAAGGTCTGAAATGAATACCGTTACCTTGACCTAGCATTGTCTGAAAGTCAATGGGGGAACCAGGAGTGTTGAGATGTCCAGACTGTAGATAGAAGGGAGAGAACCCAACATTGTGTTTCTTATAGGCTGATGCCTAGCAAACAAACTCGTGTTATTTTGTACAAAAGACTTCGGCAAGGGCCCTTCTAGGAGTCTTGTATGTGTGTCCCGCGAGCTTAGTGAGAGCTCTCCGTCTGTGTCTTTCAGAGACCATCCGCTGCCAGctgctttcctctatgccagtgagagcaaAATGGCGCATACGTAgaatgggattttaaatttcggactTATTAGGTCGCCCcagagttcacccaactctattgggtacctcaATTTTATTGGGAAAAAATAaagacaccctcattaaccatgggccacaaaaacagatgaccttaacatcagaTGCCCCTTAGATCGTACAATCTGTAAGGACTACTTTACTTTACTGACATACATAGTTCAATCAGATGCCGTGTGACTTGTTACACTATAAAGTTTGAATATAATTAACTTTAAATAGTACAAAACACTCATTTGAAAGGCATGTATACATAGAGAAGCTAAAGagagttaaataatttttttataagtaattaAGGGACGCtactcttttattatttttaagagcATGTcggcattttttatttttctttactaaAGAAATGGTTTAGGAGTAAGGTGGTCGAGATGTCAATCCGAACGACGCGTGAGTTGAGATCTGGGTGAAAGTCTGACGTTACTTTaatccagcggttctcaaccttttatgctcggcgacccctttttacaatcatcCACTCtgccgcgcccccccccccccacacacacacacagcaaaagaagaatagacaataaccatccatattttcgatggtcttaggcgacccttaGCAAAtccgtcaatcgacccccaaaggggtcgcgaccgacaggttgagaacccctgcattaATCTAAATGGCTATCTGGTCTCAGCTGGAAGAATACAAACGTTTGGTCATTGACacattgtgctggccaagaAACACCATGTTAACCGTTGACCTAGAAACCAATTAACTTATCATCTGCCCTCTGCTCCTCTATGTTTCAAATGGAAACAAGCATACCGTTTGAATATTAATGTTCCAAAACTAGCAtgtacataatacataatgcaTGTATTTAGAAAACACAAGTGAACCCTATAAACGCTCTAAATGTATACTTCACAAAGAGTTGTTGCCCTTGCATCCTTCATGTGTATCTTTGTATTTAAACACAACACCTATTTGAATGGTGTCACTTTGTTCCTGTGTCCCCAGCTGTTAGAAAGAAGCACCCACCGCTTGTCCTCCAACGTGACCTACCTCAGCATCATCGTCTTCGTCATGGGTGCCAGCATCCACTTGGTGGGAGACTCGGTGAACCATAGGCTCATCCACTTGGGCTACAAGAATCACCTGAGCGTGGCGGAGAACCCAATCATGAAGGAGCTTCGCCCCAAGGAACTAGTGAGTGGCagctaaatagatctagtcaccTCTCATATACTATTACGACATTTCTCtgccaacccccccccccacccgcctttctctatttctccaTCTTCTTGACTCAGATTCGTAaatgaattatattttaaatagcgCAGAAATGCTTTCTCTCTCGGTATGTTTTActagatttatcttttaaatGCTATTAGTATTAGATGCTTTTTGGACAGTGTTATATTActtgctctttctctctctctttttttttctctctctctctctttctctctttcattgcaGTTTAGACATAACCCACTCAAAGGGTCGCCAAGTTAACGGTGTGGACGCCTATGTGAAACCAGAACAGTTTATCAATGCACTGTACCAGTGTAACCTTTCACCCGTTTCTTTGACGCGCTGACGTAATTTGGAAGACAAATATTGATGGTAGACATCCCGAACTGCAATCTTATGACCGGATCAATAATTTCATTAATCTCAGGCGCCATCTTATTTAGTATCGTGTCTGCTGGGGGCTTCCCCCTTCACTTGCAGGACGTGACGGTGTAATGATATGCAAATGTGTCCATTAAATGCAGTCTGGTCCTGTAATTGAGACTTGGAATATGagtggggcgggggggggggggggggggggagggacgcACATCGGTGGATGTGAAAAAGAACGTTTAGAAATTGGCCCTTCACCTTTAGTCTAGATATGTTTCGGGGGACAACGGTGTTGAGTGCCCCCcacttcaaatataataaaaataatttctaaaaataatttttaaaaatgtttgattcGATTCGTGTATCGAACCCAGGACACCGTCGTCTGCTAGAACTAAACGCATTTTCTGATTCTGCCTGCGAGAAAGTCATATgcgattatttattggtatgctCATTGTATTGACATCTAGATCGAACATTTCCAAAGAAATGCAAGGCTAGAAATGCAAGGCTAGTGGTCACGTAATTAGACAATTTGAAGTTCTTTTTAAGGATACATTTTCTACTATTTAACTTTTTATATGTTTTCAAGGTAAATATTATCTTTACATAAGTATTATACAgaagttatatttaatatactaTAGTATTCGTTAAACTAAGGCATGGGTATTTAGCAAAAGTAAGCTCGAGATTGTAATTTTAatccaaaatattttgtttaaatgtctCTACTAAAGCAAAGCTTCAGTTTTTACAATGGCTCTTTGTTCAACGTCATTTCTGTATTTTTTCACATTTGGCTCTTTTGGGTTGTCAGGTTTGGCGACCACTGAACTACACAGCCGTCCAATGACACGTCGTATTTAATGGCGATTATGGCAAAGCCGCGAAGATACTTTGGAGTCACTATCAACCTAACATTAAGAAAAGCTGGACTCAGTGATTTAGCTCGTCTTGGATCCTTCCCTGCTATTTAATGGCCATCCCCTGCTCTACAGCCTTTTACGAAGCCCAGAGGGGAAAGTCAAGTtcaaatcaacatttttttttggtcacttcCTATCGACCAAGTAGTACAACTGGTTTACTACGCTAGCAAATCAATAAAGTTCAAACAGTGGTACTTTTGTCATGTTCCGTTAGTCTATCATTACTGCTTATCTGAGTTATTTGAGACATTTTTAAAGCCCGGATGTGGTCGGAAGTACCCGGGAAATTGTACCCATTAAAGTTTACAATTGTGTCTTAAATTGTTTCAATCTTGAAGTCACTGGGAGACCGATGTAGAGCAATATAATTGTCTTAATAACATAATAGTTATTGATCAATTGAGATCACAATGTGGACTGATTGCACTGtgcttttaataaataaattatggcttttatatagcgctactttcatgcttataacatgctcagagcgctttggtccaatctcagttgtggaccagtttggggggggggggggcggaagaTATCTAGGAggaggtttttccgtgctgccttcaggcactcagttaacacaactctgcccaagtcgggtgtcgaacctcgagcccccttcataagtagccaagccaagttcaagcgcacttagcctatTATTCtaatgatattaataataattttgaaagaCATTCAAGAAAAAGTCACGTGACAGACAGTTTGcgtataaagaaacaaaatctaGTGAAGATTTTCTAATAATACTGTAGTAGGCCTACGtatatttttagaatgtagTTAGGATTAAATTGTAAGTTACTACAGTATGTTAAATCATCTCTTATTGTAACCTGTCTCCCTACTCATTTCTCTTATTGTAACGACATGTCTCTCTATTGCTTTCTCTTATTGTAACGACATGGCCTTCTTAAGATTATTGTTTAACAAATAACAAGTTACTATGAaaagtcccgggttcaaaccctgcccgctgccatccccttcatcttgcgggaggtttggactaggacgtagatgatcaactctgaaggaacatctcgaaacatgtcaaacatttgacacaCATGTACAAATAGATCACTGATATACTTTCTTGTGTATGTCAAAACTCATAACTCATATCTtttattaaacatatttagTGCAAGGCATAACCTTGATGTATGTATTGTACATATTCATCTAGATGTTTATTGCATCTCATTATGATCTCATAACCTTGACCTCTGTTGTAGCTGAAGTCTTTCGAACTGTTGTACAGATATGACGAAGAAATAGGACACTTGATGTGGTAAATAGGTATTCTAATTAGTTAATTTCATAAAGCACTACTTATCTGTTGTGGCACCCTATGCAGTTTGACAAACGTTGGTGAAGGTAATTCATATTTGCATAAGAACAGTCACCAGTAAGCAATGCAAGACTTAGATATGATGTAAAAGAAGTTAATATCGGTAGAGACAATCGCATTTCTTTACATAGAGAAGTGACAGAGGGAATGTTGGCAATCAAAATGAACATGAGAATCCATGAGTTTTATCctgaaagaaaatattaaacatCTTAGGTAGCATTATACTAAGCATCATGTGTAGCAATATACTAAATATCCTAGGCAGCAATACTACAGAAGAACTGTAACTAAGGTCATTTAAGGTACTTCTTCAATGCATCTTCTGTACAGCTCTTTTGCAGTTTGCACTTTGAAGAAGTAGCGTGCTTCTATTTTCAACTGATCCGCTCTGGCCTACAGCGTGTGTTGTCATACTGGGTTGTTGTTACTTTTGATACATTTGAAGACCTCAGTGGTAAAAATACTTCACCCCCGCTTTGTTAGAGCTagaaattatcttatctatgATTGGTTTAGCTGGGCGGAAAATCGAAGTCTTGAGAAAACAAGTATACATGAAAAGTTCATATTTCAACATCTAGAAGAGGTCACTTTACATGATTGGCACTTGTGTTAtggtagggtttttttttttttttttgtattctcgTTATAACAAAGTTGTTAGTGTCTTTAAGTCTCCAAGAACAATGGCGTTCTTTTGTGTGTATGTCTGCGTGTGTTTGTTGGGTATAATCAAATGAATGGTACATTATTTAGACAATTGTTGTTAAATCCACATAGGGCGCTATTATAGTGACTCGTGTAGCTAAAAGCTAAAATTGATTTATACATTATTTACGTCAAtcaaaacgattttttttaaattcacaaacaaaatcaaaacctAACAGACGCTTGTGTTTTTCAGGTACATCCCATTCTTCCTGTGTCTCTTGTTGTACTATGTGGGCTGTTTCACGAAATCATCCACTTTAAGTACACGTGTGGGCTTCGTCTGGTCCTCATTAGTGCTAGTCAGCGGTACCTACTACTGGTAAATGGTCGTCTCTAAAATAGAAGCCTATAAACCTTAATGAAGGATCGATAGTTTATTAGCTCCTATCTCTGTCCAACATTCACTTCTTCTCTTCCATCCAGGTATCTAGCTACAGAGGGACAAATCTTTCCGCTGTTCTTTATAACGTACCTGGTCATGGTGGCTGTCAGTGTCCTTAACTCATTTCGAGGTTTGTCCTGCGACTTGAACGGTCGCTTTCTTATCTGGACTTTCACCTTGACCACTGTCCTGACAGGGGTGTGGTCCTTCTGGCTTTGGGATGACCAGACCTTGAGAAAGAAATATCCAGGGCTCATCTACATCCCTGAACCCTGGGCGTACTACACGCTCTACCTGGCACAGTGAGAAGGTCTTTACAAAGGTTGCTATCTTATGTTATTCActtgaaataaatagatctactagacgaagcagtattttgtttcctttttattcTGGCTAGATGCCCTAACATATACAACCAGTCAAGCGGTATGTGTCCTTCAGAGTAAGTGTGCCCATGTTCTTGGCTGAGCAATAGTTTACTCTAGTACGTGCCCTGTGATTTTCAATTCAAAGTAGTTTTATGAAGAAAGACTTCAAACTTTAATCTTCCTACAATTAAATTAGTTTTAGAAattagtttatgtatatctttgggaaaaaaacTACCAAATGGACCACATTGTGAAAACTCTGCTTtgatcgttataatttttcagacTAAAATcttcaaattaaatttggcttacaACTTTGTAGTTTAACACGTTTCAGCGGTATTTCTcgcactcgactcaaatgtttttttgtattcaaattagaggtgcagtggctgagcggtaaagtgcttggcttttgaactaggggtccagggttcaaatcctggtgaagacggatttttaatttcgaatctttgggcgcctctgagtccacccagctctaatgggtacctgacattagttgggggaaaagtcgttgtgctggccacatgacactctcgttaaccgtaggccacataaacagatgccacaaggtctgaaagggggaactttactacttttTTACTATTCAAATTAGATGAACTGTTAA is a genomic window containing:
- the LOC106071911 gene encoding ceroid-lipofuscinosis neuronal protein 6-like, which produces MVKNDSSGLRQRQIQSVGQKSGSTTERETKEKSRKPKDGSQPFHYDLWLILALDNWIFDFGRPIAAMFVPLTWTPLDMPSIGDYFHMAYNVITPFCLLKLLERSTHRLSSNVTYLSIIVFVMGASIHLVGDSVNHRLIHLGYKNHLSVAENPIMKELRPKELLKSFELLYRYDEEIGHLMWYIPFFLCLLLYYVGCFTKSSTLSTRVGFVWSSLVLVSGTYYWYLATEGQIFPLFFITYLVMVAVSVLNSFRGLSCDLNGRFLIWTFTLTTVLTGVWSFWLWDDQTLRKKYPGLIYIPEPWAYYTLYLAQ